The Paenibacillus macerans genome includes a window with the following:
- a CDS encoding glycoside hydrolase family 88/105 protein has protein sequence MLQERAIAKQEVVDSIHLLMNNLTEIKDQSGEFLLNFDGLIVDDKSWHVWNWPQGVGLYGIYKYWRLTNDQRALEIINEWFHARIREGAPPKNVNTMAPLLTLAFLYEDTGNRTYLPYLEDWAEWVMHDMPRTKEGGLQHMTYGPENKNQLWDDTLMMTVLPLAKIGKLLNKPEYLEEAKKQFLIHIKYLTDRKTGLWYHGWTFEGKHNYAEALWARGNCWITIAIPEMIEILELEKGDFLREFLIDTLNRQIEALADYQDESGLWHTLINDPTSYLEASATAGFAYGILKSVHKRYVSQEYKEAAHKAIRGIMAEINQEGALQKVSVGTGMGDTLEFYKGIRTTAMPYGQSLAVLCLSEYLHTYI, from the coding sequence GTGTTGCAGGAAAGGGCGATCGCCAAGCAAGAGGTCGTTGATTCCATTCATTTATTAATGAATAATCTTACGGAAATCAAGGACCAAAGCGGTGAATTTTTGCTTAATTTTGATGGGTTGATTGTGGACGACAAAAGCTGGCATGTATGGAACTGGCCGCAAGGTGTAGGGTTATACGGAATTTATAAATACTGGAGATTAACCAATGACCAAAGAGCGCTGGAAATCATAAATGAATGGTTCCATGCCAGAATCCGGGAAGGGGCGCCGCCGAAAAACGTCAATACGATGGCGCCGCTGTTAACGCTGGCTTTTTTGTATGAAGATACCGGAAACCGGACCTACCTGCCCTACTTGGAGGATTGGGCGGAATGGGTCATGCATGATATGCCTCGCACAAAAGAGGGCGGATTGCAGCATATGACTTATGGACCGGAAAACAAAAATCAGCTTTGGGACGACACGTTGATGATGACCGTGCTGCCGCTGGCGAAAATCGGGAAATTGCTGAATAAACCTGAATACCTGGAAGAGGCCAAAAAGCAGTTTCTCATTCATATCAAATATTTAACGGACAGAAAAACCGGTTTATGGTATCACGGCTGGACCTTTGAAGGAAAACACAATTACGCCGAAGCGCTTTGGGCAAGAGGAAATTGCTGGATCACCATTGCGATTCCCGAGATGATCGAGATCTTGGAATTGGAAAAGGGAGATTTTCTCCGCGAATTCCTGATTGATACATTAAACAGACAAATTGAAGCTCTTGCCGATTACCAGGATGAAAGCGGTTTATGGCATACCTTAATCAATGATCCGACCTCTTATTTGGAAGCCTCGGCGACAGCCGGATTTGCCTATGGCATTCTAAAATCCGTTCATAAGCGGTATGTCAGCCAGGAATATAAAGAAGCCGCCCACAAGGCTATTCGCGGAATCATGGCTGAAATTAATCAAGAAGGGGCGCTGCAAAAAGTATCCGTAGGAACAGGCATGGGCGACACCCTGGAATTTTACAAGGGAATCAGAACGACCGCCATGCCTTATGGACAATCGCTTGCCGTGCTGTGCCTGTCGGAATATCTTCATACTTATATCTAA